The following are encoded in a window of Ruficoccus amylovorans genomic DNA:
- a CDS encoding sialate O-acetylesterase encodes MSAAPSAHADVTLAPLFRDGAVFQQNAPVVVWGQADPDEAVEVSFGQQSLKTQTDAQGDWSVSLAPMEASFEPQTLTVKGKNTLAVKDILVGEVWLCSGQSNMEWRVRLSNNASQEMASANFPAIRQFKPPRTAASDPQKDVVGEWVVCSPDTVGEFTAVGYFFARTLREQLGVPVGIINSTWGGTQIESWISAEAISQVSSIGQIEERWQERLKDYPAAMSEYNESYAQWKSERDQAIQSGKKYTKRAPREPEGPGSRWEPSSIFNGMVAPLVPYTVAGVLWYQGESNQGHESEYAELFTTMIGQWRETFQNEQMPFYFVQLANCIRKSDPTGEAWAYLREAQAAALDLPNTGMAVAIDIGTSNDIHPRNKQEVGRRLALLALRDQYGYDLSAQGPRLRGAKTEGARVVLSFDHAEGLNSGDEPLTGFFIAGENRQFYPAQAVIENDTVVVSSGMVPEPVAVRYAWANDPVPAPTLQNAARLPAEPFRTDNW; translated from the coding sequence GTGTCTGCCGCACCGTCCGCTCATGCTGACGTGACGCTGGCCCCCCTTTTCCGCGATGGGGCTGTTTTTCAACAAAACGCTCCCGTGGTCGTCTGGGGACAAGCCGACCCGGACGAAGCTGTCGAAGTCTCATTCGGCCAGCAGTCGCTGAAAACGCAGACGGATGCCCAAGGGGACTGGAGCGTTTCGCTCGCGCCCATGGAGGCCTCTTTCGAACCGCAAACCCTCACGGTAAAGGGGAAGAATACCCTCGCGGTCAAAGACATTCTGGTCGGCGAGGTCTGGCTCTGCTCCGGGCAGTCCAATATGGAGTGGCGGGTGCGCCTGAGCAACAACGCCAGTCAGGAAATGGCCAGCGCGAACTTTCCCGCCATCCGCCAGTTCAAACCGCCCCGCACCGCCGCCTCCGACCCGCAGAAGGATGTCGTCGGCGAGTGGGTCGTTTGTTCGCCGGATACGGTCGGTGAATTCACCGCGGTGGGGTACTTCTTTGCGCGCACGCTGCGCGAGCAACTCGGCGTCCCCGTCGGCATCATCAACAGTACCTGGGGCGGCACCCAGATCGAGTCGTGGATCTCCGCCGAAGCCATTTCGCAGGTCTCCTCTATCGGCCAAATCGAAGAACGCTGGCAGGAGCGCCTGAAGGACTACCCGGCCGCCATGAGCGAGTACAACGAGAGCTACGCCCAGTGGAAAAGCGAACGCGACCAGGCCATCCAGAGCGGAAAAAAGTACACCAAACGCGCCCCGCGCGAACCCGAAGGCCCCGGCAGCCGCTGGGAGCCCTCCAGTATTTTTAACGGTATGGTCGCACCGCTGGTCCCTTACACTGTCGCCGGGGTTCTCTGGTACCAGGGTGAGAGCAACCAGGGGCACGAGAGCGAGTACGCCGAACTCTTCACCACCATGATCGGGCAATGGCGCGAGACTTTTCAAAACGAACAGATGCCTTTCTACTTCGTCCAACTGGCAAACTGTATCCGCAAATCCGATCCCACCGGAGAAGCCTGGGCCTACCTGCGCGAAGCGCAAGCGGCGGCGCTGGACCTTCCTAACACCGGCATGGCCGTCGCCATTGACATCGGCACCTCGAACGACATCCACCCCCGCAACAAGCAGGAGGTCGGCCGGCGACTGGCACTGCTCGCCCTGCGCGACCAGTACGGCTACGACCTAAGCGCCCAGGGGCCGCGCTTGCGCGGGGCCAAGACCGAAGGGGCCAGGGTGGTGCTCAGCTTCGATCACGCCGAGGGGCTCAACAGCGGCGACGAGCCGTTGACCGGCTTCTTCATCGCGGGCGAAAACCGGCAGTTCTACCCGGCCCAGGCCGTCATTGAAAACGACACCGTCGTCGTGTCTTCCGGTATGGTTCCCGAACCCGTTGCCGTCCGCTACGCCTGGGCCAACGACCCCGTCCCGGCACCCACTCTGCAAAACGCTGCCCGGCTCCCGGCCGAACCTTTTCGCACTGACAACTGGTAA
- a CDS encoding FG-GAP repeat domain-containing protein → MSLPRTLIFASLLAIGQHATCSALSSGVPIKVANETETGPLSLGLGTVPVGYARITGGELPDLFVATGRHSLRPMFYLLRYQGSENDTPVFAPHTTVPFPAGGKTLADGTIWQDEQGTVYGFWIDGMKIRRTRFDPTTNTFTQDAPPLALEGLPRAPRKIAVHTNTDGSLSVLLAVYDGTDRSTPDKLHWRDKEYRPYDGGLIFRGGIGYDGLWAGTLARPDADDLEGLRALEGLDAEGLFAFTGLTAFPAPTGPAPLEGWIGGTRMGNFQYYSAGKTGEATPPRKYAVDETGIIVRHPLINASPITYPSGVNTGNLIAGGEGALYYHELTGRREQNGAPVYAAPRPVLIAGANLFPGALPVLSTGDLNGDGADDILAGNSEGKILLFTNHGTNEAPLFDAGVEIEADGEPIFIQQGYVGVQGPQEHRWGYACPRLFDWNGNGLLDIVTSSATAVHEVYPNTGTPTEPVFGKPQTLYCDGLPLHGTWRVQPAVARIGDEVLYLYLDDQDELHAAWQIDAHNLRDGGKLVFDDTDTPIKGAMIEAGGTGRIKLNLVDWDGDGKLDLLVGTPRHGLMYDSPDGPLQQRKLPGASVLFLKNLGTNEQPRFARPTFMKFRGEPITLAQHACSPAATRIGSASTDGPNLIVGDQEGLIFYYDRQDLSWD, encoded by the coding sequence ATGTCCCTACCACGTACACTGATCTTTGCCTCTCTACTCGCCATCGGCCAACACGCCACCTGTTCCGCGTTGAGCAGCGGAGTCCCGATCAAGGTCGCCAATGAGACGGAAACGGGCCCCCTCTCCCTCGGGCTGGGCACCGTACCCGTCGGCTACGCCCGCATTACCGGTGGCGAGCTGCCCGATCTGTTCGTCGCAACCGGACGCCACAGCCTCCGCCCCATGTTTTACCTGCTGCGCTATCAGGGCAGCGAAAACGACACCCCGGTCTTCGCCCCACACACGACGGTGCCCTTCCCTGCCGGGGGTAAAACGCTCGCCGACGGCACCATTTGGCAAGACGAGCAGGGCACCGTGTACGGCTTCTGGATCGACGGAATGAAGATTCGCCGGACGCGCTTCGACCCGACGACGAACACCTTCACGCAGGACGCCCCACCGCTCGCCCTTGAGGGCCTCCCGCGCGCGCCGCGCAAGATCGCCGTCCACACCAATACGGACGGTTCGCTCTCCGTCCTGCTGGCCGTCTATGACGGCACTGACCGCTCCACCCCCGACAAGCTCCATTGGCGGGATAAGGAATACCGCCCCTACGACGGTGGCCTGATCTTCCGGGGCGGTATCGGCTACGATGGATTGTGGGCCGGTACTCTCGCCCGCCCGGATGCGGACGATCTGGAAGGACTCAGGGCACTTGAGGGGCTGGACGCCGAAGGGCTTTTCGCCTTCACCGGGCTGACGGCCTTTCCGGCTCCGACTGGCCCCGCCCCGCTAGAGGGCTGGATCGGTGGCACGCGCATGGGAAATTTCCAGTACTACTCCGCCGGAAAAACCGGGGAAGCAACACCGCCGCGCAAATACGCGGTCGATGAGACCGGGATCATCGTGCGCCATCCGCTCATCAATGCCAGCCCCATCACCTACCCCTCCGGGGTGAATACCGGGAACCTCATCGCGGGCGGCGAAGGTGCGCTCTACTATCATGAGCTGACAGGACGGCGCGAGCAAAACGGAGCGCCCGTTTACGCCGCGCCCAGGCCAGTCCTTATCGCCGGGGCCAACCTTTTCCCGGGCGCGCTGCCAGTGTTGAGCACCGGAGACCTCAACGGCGACGGTGCAGACGACATTCTGGCAGGAAACTCCGAGGGCAAGATCCTTCTTTTCACCAACCACGGTACAAACGAGGCCCCGCTCTTCGATGCCGGAGTCGAAATCGAGGCCGACGGCGAGCCGATCTTCATCCAGCAAGGCTACGTCGGCGTCCAGGGACCACAAGAACACCGCTGGGGCTACGCCTGCCCGAGGCTCTTCGACTGGAACGGAAACGGGCTGCTCGACATCGTAACCAGCAGCGCCACCGCCGTTCATGAAGTGTATCCCAATACCGGCACGCCGACTGAGCCCGTCTTCGGCAAGCCCCAGACGCTTTACTGCGACGGCCTGCCGCTTCACGGGACCTGGCGGGTGCAGCCCGCCGTGGCCCGCATCGGTGATGAGGTTCTCTACCTCTATCTCGACGATCAGGACGAGCTTCACGCCGCTTGGCAGATTGACGCCCATAACCTGCGCGACGGCGGAAAACTGGTTTTTGACGACACGGACACACCGATCAAGGGAGCCATGATTGAGGCTGGCGGCACCGGTCGCATCAAGCTCAACCTCGTGGACTGGGATGGCGACGGAAAGCTCGATCTCCTGGTCGGCACGCCGCGCCACGGTCTGATGTACGACAGTCCCGACGGCCCTTTGCAGCAGCGCAAGCTCCCCGGCGCTTCTGTCCTTTTCCTCAAAAATCTCGGCACCAACGAGCAACCACGCTTCGCCCGCCCGACCTTCATGAAGTTCCGGGGCGAACCCATCACGCTCGCACAGCATGCCTGCAGCCCGGCAGCCACACGTATCGGCTCGGCCTCCACCGACGGCCCCAACCTGATCGTGGGCGACCAGGAAGGCCTGATCTTCTACTACGACCGTCAGGATCTTTCCTGGGATTAA
- a CDS encoding FG-GAP repeat domain-containing protein — protein MTARKTFLCLLALLLGGSLSTPANDTLPLKSGAPDGLGPLALPFLSNIPMGYADVYGGDRPDIFVLGRSKTSGLYLCEWLYDTEDGVPVFAEPVEISGPVNSRGCIFQTDDGQIHAFWPAKSEIRHSVFDKKSLSFSDPRTISLPNLPSSPAGLCVVPNPDGSFEVVLELTGDSGKRKHPESNASSPDWRPYDADGTSTEPFRFRYLASTHLPSIDAQSTTGLQQLSPNKKDVFFGFAQLSIANFGQGHQRNIIGGTRMGEFPYYRNTASNGIEIKRHGYAVDKNGVILRHTSVNSSPLAYPKAEPDTHDSDLISGGESALTFYKHIGTSAEGDPMFDDATPVLQENANLYAGALPSFSICDWNGDGVQDFICGNSTGYVLFFQNVGTDEQPAFLPGTRVQAAGEDIHIQAGYSGSVQGTKEARWGYNSPTVVDWNGDGLLDIIMGDITGEYTVYLNRGTPQEPRLDAAKPIYCYGIPLHGTWRCQAAVGQMDGRTAMVIIDDDDQFHLYWRIDDYNVQDGGKLRLPDGQFINTSYDPAGGTGRCKLSFFDADDDGLLDLVIGTGRRSAIPDKNSGWPMPALGLRTLGTPLFMKNTGTEQQPVFASPLPFVHREIGVIQPGGSHEKGAVLTTMGDGDYSLLTADEGGQVFLYSQKNLEIKKP, from the coding sequence ATGACCGCACGTAAAACGTTCCTCTGCCTTCTGGCCCTTCTGCTGGGAGGCAGTTTGAGCACCCCGGCCAACGATACCCTCCCATTAAAGTCCGGCGCTCCCGATGGGCTCGGCCCGCTCGCCCTGCCCTTTCTTTCAAACATCCCGATGGGATATGCCGATGTTTATGGCGGGGACCGTCCGGACATCTTTGTCCTCGGCCGAAGCAAAACCTCCGGGCTCTATCTGTGCGAGTGGCTCTACGACACGGAGGATGGGGTGCCCGTCTTCGCCGAACCGGTCGAGATCAGCGGCCCGGTCAATTCCCGAGGCTGCATTTTTCAGACGGATGACGGACAGATCCACGCCTTCTGGCCGGCAAAAAGCGAAATCCGCCACTCGGTTTTCGATAAGAAAAGCCTGTCATTCTCCGATCCGCGCACGATCTCCCTGCCCAATCTGCCTTCCAGCCCGGCCGGGCTGTGTGTCGTGCCCAACCCGGACGGCTCTTTCGAAGTCGTTCTTGAACTCACGGGCGACTCCGGCAAACGTAAACACCCCGAGTCGAATGCCTCGTCCCCCGACTGGCGCCCCTACGACGCGGACGGTACCAGCACCGAGCCTTTCCGGTTCCGCTATCTGGCGTCCACCCACCTGCCCTCCATCGACGCGCAATCGACAACCGGTCTCCAGCAGCTTTCCCCGAACAAAAAGGATGTCTTCTTTGGATTTGCCCAACTCAGCATCGCCAACTTCGGCCAGGGTCACCAGCGGAACATCATCGGCGGAACGCGGATGGGCGAGTTTCCTTACTACCGGAACACAGCCTCAAATGGTATCGAAATCAAAAGGCACGGCTACGCGGTGGACAAAAACGGCGTCATCCTCCGCCACACGAGTGTAAACTCTTCGCCACTGGCCTATCCGAAGGCGGAGCCGGACACGCACGACAGCGACCTCATCTCGGGGGGAGAAAGCGCGCTCACGTTTTACAAGCATATCGGCACTTCGGCCGAGGGAGACCCGATGTTTGACGACGCCACCCCGGTCCTTCAGGAAAATGCCAACCTCTACGCTGGCGCTCTTCCCTCCTTCAGCATCTGCGACTGGAACGGCGACGGCGTTCAGGATTTCATCTGTGGAAATTCCACCGGCTACGTGCTTTTTTTCCAGAATGTCGGGACCGATGAGCAACCCGCCTTCCTCCCCGGCACGCGCGTCCAGGCCGCGGGCGAAGACATCCACATCCAGGCCGGTTACTCAGGCAGTGTCCAGGGGACCAAGGAAGCGCGCTGGGGCTACAACTCCCCCACGGTGGTTGACTGGAACGGCGACGGACTGCTCGACATCATCATGGGCGACATTACCGGGGAATACACCGTTTACCTCAATCGCGGTACCCCGCAGGAGCCCCGGCTGGACGCGGCCAAACCCATCTACTGCTACGGAATCCCCCTCCACGGGACCTGGCGTTGCCAGGCGGCGGTCGGGCAGATGGACGGACGCACGGCGATGGTTATCATCGATGACGACGACCAGTTCCATCTCTACTGGCGCATCGACGACTACAATGTGCAAGACGGCGGAAAACTCCGCCTCCCCGACGGTCAATTCATCAACACCAGTTACGATCCCGCCGGAGGCACCGGACGCTGTAAGCTTTCCTTTTTCGATGCCGACGACGACGGACTTCTGGACCTGGTCATCGGCACGGGACGCCGCTCCGCCATCCCCGACAAAAACAGCGGCTGGCCGATGCCTGCGCTCGGCCTGCGTACCCTCGGCACGCCTCTGTTCATGAAAAACACCGGCACAGAGCAACAGCCAGTGTTTGCCTCTCCTCTACCCTTTGTCCATCGCGAGATCGGCGTCATCCAACCGGGCGGAAGCCATGAGAAAGGTGCCGTCCTGACAACGATGGGCGATGGCGACTATAGTCTCCTGACCGCTGACGAGGGCGGGCAGGTTTTCTTATACAGCCAGAAGAATCTCGAAATCAAAAAGCCGTGA
- a CDS encoding type II secretion system protein, whose translation MSALLPQFRFSNLQKRRAGNTHGFSLIELLAVIAVIGILAAILIPVSQSVRRSGDLVKCSNNLRAISGALMMHVSEHGGQFPYPATPGGYVRWTRDPDMQVYLPLERRGPNMSNWENRIYVSPVTVGPLGHSGPDYLRVTYAASAAMFGPDSSGELGMNRQAKRYLNTIVSPPTTPLVYTGKITTAGNNTNYSHFWREVSDDIGKDANSTVKLDFPHDGKINVLMADGSIKTMTPDEFADQVDEMRFRGLE comes from the coding sequence ATGTCAGCCCTCTTACCCCAATTCCGTTTCTCAAATCTGCAAAAGCGTCGTGCAGGAAACACGCACGGCTTTTCGCTCATCGAACTGCTCGCCGTCATCGCCGTCATCGGGATCCTCGCTGCCATCCTGATCCCGGTCTCCCAGTCTGTCCGCCGCTCTGGGGATCTCGTCAAGTGCAGTAATAACCTGCGCGCCATCAGCGGAGCCCTCATGATGCATGTGAGCGAGCACGGCGGCCAGTTCCCCTACCCGGCCACACCAGGTGGCTACGTACGCTGGACCCGTGATCCGGACATGCAGGTCTATCTCCCGCTCGAACGGCGCGGCCCAAACATGAGCAACTGGGAAAACCGCATCTACGTCTCGCCGGTAACGGTCGGCCCCCTCGGCCACAGCGGCCCGGATTACCTGCGTGTCACCTACGCCGCCAGTGCCGCCATGTTTGGCCCTGACAGCAGCGGTGAACTTGGCATGAACCGCCAGGCCAAGCGTTATCTCAACACCATCGTCAGCCCGCCCACGACTCCGCTGGTTTACACCGGTAAGATCACCACTGCCGGAAACAACACAAACTACAGCCATTTCTGGCGCGAGGTATCAGACGATATTGGCAAGGATGCCAACTCCACCGTCAAGCTGGACTTCCCGCACGACGGGAAGATAAACGTCCTGATGGCCGATGGCAGCATCAAGACCATGACGCCCGACGAGTTCGCCGACCAGGTTGACGAAATGCGTTTCCGCGGACTGGAATAA
- a CDS encoding autotransporter-associated beta strand repeat-containing protein, translating into MLTASLSSPQSTQAADGNWIVTSSTSGNWSDTSNWEDGIIADGAGYTATIAPESTGTARAIILNDASRTLGGLTINYQRRADTSGSLYYTFSNGGFGHGFVFDNNGATATLNLLGPSTNITNYRTTIDVPITLSDSLEISDSTSGPVIINGNIDGAGGLTYTGTSGSSLTLTGTNTFTGGLSINNSEVIIGEDYNLGDESGVITINGGILHNAANVSGDGTVDSYNRQYVIGSEGATFNTDGKYYHIRSGSISGDGPLIKTGSSTLAMYTGVENTYTGGTIIREGNVRIEADSNLGASTSGVTLDGGTLIVRESTQLDAGRTFTITENGGTIDGDAFTNINGVIEGDGLLNLIGDSTISFNNAGNTHSGGIDVGESVILRIRRGDASLGATGNNLTFADGTSFSVNNYDSVTEAEAEISASRFFALTSGTVNFIIETDTPFSATINGSGKLLKTDDAILNLKAANSYSGGTEVETGTLLANNTTGSATGSGAVLVKSGATLGGGGIIQGATTLESGATLNVDGNLRFSNALQMAGTTMIDINGTTRGSGYDAVDVSGLLSYGGDLSIVFLTSAQDGYTYQIFSILGGYDGTFNSISIAGVYDNIALLYDGNGIWTGTDGTASFTFDEASGSLNAAVPEPATFALMLGGAILGLMIIRRRRK; encoded by the coding sequence GTGCTGACTGCATCGCTGTCTTCCCCCCAATCTACCCAAGCCGCTGACGGCAACTGGATCGTAACCAGCAGCACAAGCGGCAACTGGAGCGACACCAGCAACTGGGAAGATGGAATCATCGCCGACGGTGCCGGCTACACGGCAACCATCGCCCCGGAAAGCACTGGTACCGCTCGTGCCATCATCCTGAATGATGCCAGTCGCACCCTGGGTGGCCTGACGATCAACTACCAACGGCGGGCAGATACCAGCGGAAGCCTCTACTACACTTTCAGCAATGGAGGATTCGGTCACGGGTTTGTCTTCGATAACAACGGTGCGACTGCCACTCTCAACCTGCTTGGACCGAGCACCAACATCACCAACTACAGAACCACCATTGACGTGCCCATCACCCTGAGCGATTCGCTGGAAATCAGCGACTCCACCAGCGGGCCGGTTATCATCAACGGTAACATCGATGGCGCTGGCGGCCTGACCTACACAGGTACGAGCGGCTCCAGTCTCACCCTGACCGGGACCAACACCTTCACCGGGGGACTGTCGATCAACAACAGTGAGGTCATTATCGGCGAAGACTACAACCTCGGCGACGAGAGCGGTGTCATCACGATCAACGGAGGCATCCTCCATAATGCTGCAAATGTCAGCGGTGACGGCACCGTCGACAGTTACAACCGTCAGTACGTGATCGGAAGCGAGGGGGCCACCTTCAACACCGATGGAAAGTACTACCATATCCGCTCAGGCAGCATCTCCGGCGACGGACCGCTGATCAAAACCGGCAGCAGCACGCTGGCTATGTACACGGGTGTCGAGAACACCTACACCGGCGGCACCATTATCCGCGAGGGCAATGTCCGAATTGAGGCCGACAGCAACCTTGGTGCATCCACCAGTGGCGTTACGCTCGACGGCGGCACGCTTATTGTTCGTGAATCCACGCAGTTGGACGCAGGCCGTACGTTCACCATTACGGAGAATGGCGGTACTATTGATGGAGACGCATTCACCAATATAAACGGCGTCATCGAGGGTGACGGTTTGCTCAACCTGATCGGCGATAGCACGATCTCCTTCAACAATGCCGGCAACACCCACTCGGGCGGCATTGATGTCGGCGAAAGCGTGATCCTGAGAATCCGCCGTGGGGACGCCTCGCTGGGTGCCACAGGCAACAACCTGACCTTCGCGGACGGCACCAGTTTCTCGGTGAATAACTATGACTCCGTCACTGAAGCCGAGGCTGAAATCAGCGCCTCGCGTTTCTTCGCCCTGACCTCGGGCACTGTCAACTTCATCATCGAGACAGACACCCCCTTCTCGGCGACCATCAATGGCTCCGGCAAGCTCCTGAAGACCGACGATGCGATCCTCAACCTCAAGGCCGCCAACAGCTACTCGGGCGGTACCGAGGTCGAGACCGGCACCCTGCTGGCCAACAACACGACTGGCTCCGCCACCGGCTCGGGCGCGGTTCTGGTCAAAAGCGGCGCCACCCTCGGCGGCGGCGGCATCATCCAGGGAGCTACCACGCTCGAAAGCGGCGCGACCCTGAATGTTGACGGCAATCTCCGCTTCAGCAACGCCCTGCAAATGGCTGGCACGACCATGATTGACATCAACGGCACGACTCGCGGCAGCGGTTATGACGCGGTGGATGTCAGCGGGCTGCTCTCCTACGGCGGCGACCTGAGCATCGTGTTCCTCACCAGCGCACAGGACGGCTATACCTACCAAATCTTCAGCATCCTGGGCGGCTACGACGGCACCTTCAACTCTATCAGCATCGCTGGTGTTTACGATAATATCGCTCTCCTCTACGATGGTAACGGTATCTGGACCGGCACCGACGGTACCGCCAGCTTTACCTTCGATGAGGCCAGTGGCTCGCTGAATGCCGCTGTCCCCGAGCCGGCGACCTTTGCCTTGATGCTCGGAGGAGCCATTCTCGGCCTGATGATTATTCGCAGACGCCGCAAGTAA
- a CDS encoding LamG domain-containing protein, translating into MRPEKTSTFPSPLKTLVRPVHMLAAACSLAAPLSLPSLAQAAPTAKPAVQYHFNESSGDYDSTGSLRLPLSPQGTNQQHGAPGSGVSGQPKDRAWDSSANTTQGVGDTANNSGLKSGDTTALYDKDLEAFTLCFWYKTEQSLSSDAATRFVMYADRPTAPVGEGFVLRSYKGALELRLGAKDTDGQDAEVIALSDKFKKGTGLNQTDQWVFVAVTWDGTSIMYYIGTDASPIIYGGGAHFKGTVKPTDAPLVIGNTAHFNRGLDGFVDNFRFYDAALPAPLLEGLRKQDLQGPN; encoded by the coding sequence ATGCGCCCCGAAAAAACATCCACCTTCCCCTCTCCTTTAAAAACGCTTGTCCGGCCCGTTCATATGCTGGCGGCAGCTTGCTCACTGGCGGCGCCCCTGAGCCTGCCCTCGCTCGCCCAGGCCGCTCCCACCGCCAAACCCGCGGTTCAGTATCACTTCAACGAATCCTCCGGTGATTATGACAGCACTGGCTCTCTGCGCCTCCCGCTGAGTCCTCAGGGAACAAACCAGCAGCACGGCGCGCCCGGCTCCGGGGTCTCAGGTCAGCCCAAGGACCGGGCCTGGGACTCCAGTGCCAATACAACACAAGGCGTTGGCGACACCGCCAACAACAGTGGCTTGAAATCCGGCGACACCACCGCGCTCTACGACAAGGACCTTGAAGCGTTCACCCTCTGCTTCTGGTACAAGACCGAGCAATCGCTATCCTCCGACGCCGCGACCCGCTTTGTCATGTACGCGGATCGGCCGACCGCCCCGGTCGGCGAGGGATTCGTCCTGCGCTCATATAAGGGCGCGCTGGAACTGCGCCTCGGCGCCAAAGACACCGACGGGCAGGACGCCGAAGTCATCGCCCTCTCTGACAAATTCAAGAAAGGCACCGGCCTAAACCAGACGGACCAGTGGGTCTTTGTTGCGGTCACCTGGGACGGCACCTCGATCATGTACTACATCGGCACAGACGCTAGCCCCATTATCTACGGAGGGGGCGCCCACTTCAAAGGCACCGTAAAGCCCACCGACGCCCCTCTGGTCATTGGCAATACCGCGCACTTCAACCGAGGGCTGGACGGCTTTGTTGACAACTTCCGCTTTTACGATGCGGCCCTCCCCGCCCCCTTACTGGAAGGCTTGCGCAAGCAGGATCTGCAAGGCCCGAACTAA
- a CDS encoding sialidase family protein, whose amino-acid sequence MCSLNPTFLSLPALLLVAQAVHSQSESGAAIRALAQDYVVVAEADPEFGPLYNPSILALDNGRLIAEYRASGKVAKQPSREYIVTSDDGGLTWQKKHTYAIGQSRLFTDGDSIYAIGSGDRLRIIRSTDNGETWSEPSTLASGQWHQSATNFIHHNGNIYLALEKRAHDDIKTWPVGDFTPVLMRGRSGTDLTRPENWTFASELAFSDTIPGYRDNDPQIDFFGVPFYPSQYPDRLMLARRPATPRSVAPMGWLETNVAQIKDPSHYWYDPQGKTFHLLMRAHTGGTGYAALAKVVEQDDGSMTTMLEEVPSGKKQLFLPLPGGQMRFHILYDEQTGLYWLLSSQATDSMTRAELLPDDRYSIPNNERHRLVLHFSKNLVDWCFAGLVAMSDSPKESRHYASMTIDGDDLVILSRSGDERARSAHDGNLITFHRVKNFRDLVY is encoded by the coding sequence ATGTGCAGCCTCAACCCCACGTTCCTCAGCCTGCCTGCACTCCTGCTGGTGGCGCAGGCCGTACATAGTCAGTCCGAATCCGGCGCAGCGATAAGGGCCCTGGCTCAGGACTATGTGGTCGTCGCCGAAGCCGACCCCGAATTCGGGCCGTTGTACAATCCATCGATCCTCGCCCTCGACAATGGCCGCCTGATCGCCGAATACCGCGCCAGCGGCAAAGTGGCCAAACAGCCCAGCCGCGAATATATCGTCACCTCCGACGACGGCGGGCTCACTTGGCAAAAGAAGCACACCTACGCCATCGGCCAGAGCCGCTTGTTCACCGACGGAGATTCCATCTACGCCATCGGTTCCGGTGACAGATTACGCATCATCCGCTCGACCGACAACGGCGAGACATGGTCGGAACCTTCCACCCTGGCCTCCGGCCAATGGCACCAGAGCGCTACCAATTTCATCCACCACAACGGAAATATCTATCTCGCGCTGGAGAAGCGCGCTCATGATGACATCAAGACCTGGCCCGTCGGTGATTTCACGCCGGTACTCATGCGCGGACGTTCGGGGACCGACCTGACACGCCCCGAGAACTGGACCTTCGCCAGCGAGCTGGCCTTCTCCGACACCATCCCCGGCTACCGCGACAATGACCCGCAAATCGACTTTTTCGGCGTCCCCTTCTACCCGTCGCAATACCCCGACCGGCTCATGCTCGCCCGCCGCCCTGCGACCCCGCGCTCCGTGGCTCCCATGGGCTGGCTGGAAACAAATGTGGCGCAGATCAAAGACCCGTCCCACTACTGGTACGATCCGCAGGGCAAGACCTTCCACCTGCTGATGCGGGCGCACACGGGCGGCACCGGCTACGCGGCGCTGGCCAAGGTGGTTGAGCAGGATGACGGCAGCATGACGACCATGCTGGAAGAAGTCCCCTCCGGCAAAAAGCAGTTATTCCTTCCGCTGCCCGGCGGCCAGATGCGTTTTCATATCCTCTACGATGAGCAAACCGGACTCTATTGGCTTCTCAGCTCACAGGCGACAGACTCCATGACCCGCGCCGAGCTCCTTCCCGACGACCGGTACAGCATCCCCAACAATGAGAGGCACCGGCTCGTCCTTCACTTCTCGAAGAACCTTGTCGATTGGTGCTTCGCAGGCCTGGTCGCCATGAGTGACTCTCCCAAGGAATCCCGCCACTACGCCTCCATGACGATCGACGGCGACGACCTTGTCATTCTCTCCCGCAGTGGAGATGAGCGCGCCCGAAGCGCCCACGACGGCAACCTGATTACCTTCCATCGGGTTAAGAACTTTCGCGATCTTGTTTACTGA